One segment of Cardiocondyla obscurior isolate alpha-2009 linkage group LG13, Cobs3.1, whole genome shotgun sequence DNA contains the following:
- the Afg3l2 gene encoding mitochondrial inner membrane m-AAA protease component AFG3L2 produces the protein MAHQLLYSAVKLQRLILQSTQKGYFDTFQLKRHLSLLKNSTTLSAIEQVQQKWRLFCKEPPKGFEKFFKPGEGKGGKNGTKKAEEPSKKAENATKKPSASSSSSSSSSSSSGSKESGFQWISKMFGNKNGKPFEGEDKEKTYMILVALGVAGLIALLFAQDMNVKEITWREFIYNYLSKGLVEKLEVINKKWVRVKLLPGYTVDGSDTLWFNIGSTDTFERNLENAQLELNMGPENYIPVVYKNEVEGSNILSYLPHIIMWGFFLFLIRRSAEAMTGKKGKRGGLFGQVMESTAKLINSKDIGVQFKDVAGCEEAKIEIMEFVNFLKNPQQYIDLGAKIPKGAMLTGPPGTGKTLLAKATAGEANVPFITVSGSEFLEMFVGVGPSRVRDMFSMARKHAPCILFIDEIDAVGRKRGGRNFGGHSEQENTLNQLLVEMDGFNTTTNVVVLAATNRIDILDKALLRPGRFDRQIFVPAPDIKGRASIFKVHLTPLKTNLDKNELARKMASLTPGFTGADIANVCNEAALIAARDLNDNIELKNFEQAIERVVAGLEKKTKVLQPEEKKTVAYHEAGHAITGWFLEHADPLLKVSIIPRGKGLGYAQYLPRELYLYTKEQLFDRMCMMLGGRASEEIFFGRITTGAQDDLQKITKMAYAQVTQYGMNEKIGNVSFEMPSSGEMVFDKPYSEHTAQLIDNEVRELIEQAHKRTLDLLNKHKEDVIKVAERLLKQEILSRNDMIELLGPRPFREKSTYEEFVEGTGSFEEDTTLPEGLKEWNVEKKESSKEDDKENKSAAAKPSKAASDDKQPQQRL, from the exons ATGGCGCACCAGCTCCTTTACTCCGCCGTCAAACTGCAGAGGCTGATCTTACAGTCTACTCAGAAAGGTTATTTCGACACGTTTCAG CTAAAACGCCACCTGTCGCTGTTAAAAAATAGTACGACGTTATCTGCCATCGAGCAAGTACAGCAGAAATGGagattattttgtaaagaaCCACCAAAGGGATTTGAAAAGTTCTTCAAACCAG GAGAAGGCAAAGGTGGTAAAAATGGTACCAAAAAGGCAGAAGAACCAAGTAAAAAAGCTGAAAATGCTACAAAAAAACCCTCTGCATCTTCATCTtcctcttcgtcgtcgtcgtcgtcgtctggTTCCAAAGAATCAGGTTTTCAATGGATATCGAAAATgtttggaaataaaaatggtaAACCATTTGAGGGTGAAGATAAGGAAAAAACATACATGATTCTGGTTGCACTTGGAGTAGCTGGTTTGATCGCGTTACTGTTCGCCCAAGATATGAATGTAAAAGAGATTACATGGagagaatttatatataa TTACTTAAGCAAAGGCCTTGTCGAAAAATTAgaagtaataaataagaaatggGTGCGTGTAAAGCTCTTACCTGGATACACTGTTGATGGTTCT GATACATTGTGGTTTAATATCGGAAGTACCGATActtttgaaagaaatttagaaaatgcacaattagaattaaatatggGACCTGAGAATTATATTCCTGTGGTCTACAAAAACGAAGTGGAAGGTTCAAATATTTTGTCGTATTTACCACACATTATTATGTGGG gatttttcctctttttaatACGACGATCCGCGGAAGCAATGACTGgtaaaaaaggtaaaagagGCGGTCTTTTCGGTCAAGTAATGGAATCAACtgcaaaattaatcaattcGAAAGATATTGGTGTACAATTTAA AGATGTAGCTGGATGTGAAGAAGCGAAAATCGAAATTATGGAGTTcgtaaatttcttaaaaaatccGCAACAGTATATAGATCTTGGAGCTAAGATTCCAAAAGGTGCTATGTTAACAG gaccTCCTGGCACTGGAAAAACTTTATTAGCTAAAGCTACAGCTGGTGAAGCAAATGTACCTTTTATTACAGTATCGGGTTCAGAATTCTTAGAGATGTTCGTAGGTGTTGGTCCTTCAAGAGTACGCGATATGTTTTCTATGGCGCGAAAGCATGCAccatgtatattatttatcgatgAAATCGATGCAGTTGGGCGAAAGAGAGGAGGTCGGAATTTCGGAGGACATTCTGAACAAGAAAATACATTGAATCAGCTCTTGGTAGAAATGGATG gatttAACACGACAACTAATGTCGTTGTATTAGCGGCGACAAACAGGATAGATATTTTAGACAAGGCCTTGTTAAGACCTGGGCGATTTGATAGGCAAATATTTGTTCCTGCTCCGGATATTAAAGGACGAGCATCTATTTTCAAAGTGCATTTAACTCCTTTGAAAAcgaatttagataaaaacgAATTAGCAAGAAAAATGGCTTCCTTGACTCCTGGATTTAcag gaGCTGATATTGCAAATGTTTGTAATGAAGCAGCTTTGATTGCTGCAAGAGATTTGAACGATAATATTGAACTTAAAAACTTCGAGCAAGCCATTGAGAGAGTAGTTGCTGGCTTggagaaaaaaacaaaagtattaCAAccagaagagaaaaagacggTCGCATATCACGAGGCTGGTCATGCAATAACCGGGTGGTTCTTAGAGCATGCAGATCCACTCTTGAAG GTATCCATTATTCCACGTGGTAAAGGATTAGGATATGCTCAGTACTTACCACGCGAACTGTACCTTTATACAAAGGAACAATTATTCGATCGAATGTGCATGATGCTCGGTGGACGAGCGTCGGAAGAAATCTTCTTCGGCCGTATAACTACAGGCGCTCAGGATGATTTACAAAAG attacaAAAATGGCGTATGCACAAGTTACGCAATACGGTATGAATGAGAAGATTGGAAATGTTAGTTTTGAAATGCCAAGCTCGGGAGAGATGGTCTTTGATAAGCCTTATTCAGAACACACCGCGCAGCTTATTGATAACGAGGTTCGGGAATTGATCGAGCAGGCACATAAGCGAACACTAGATCTTCTGAATAAACATAAAGAAGACGTGATTAag GTTGCTGAGCGATTGTTAAAACAGGAAATTCTAAGTAGAAATGATATGATCGAATTACTTGGACCTCGACCGTTCCGTGAAAAATCTACGTACGAAGAATTTGTCGAAGGTACAGGTTCCTTCGAAGAAGATACAACATTACCGGAAGGTTTGAAGGAATGGaacgtggaaaaaaaggaatcgTCTAAAGAAGACGACAAGGAAAATAAATCAGCGGCAGCAAAACCTTCAAAAGCGGCTTCTGACGACAAACAGCCGCAGCAACGGctgtaa
- the Tfiifalpha gene encoding general transcription factor IIF subunit 1 isoform X2 — protein sequence MTSSGPSKSSVTSSVQEFSIRVPKNSKKKHNVMRFNATLNVDFSKWTQVKMERENNMKEYKNIEEEMPRFGAGSEFGRDAREEARRKKYGITSRKYKPEDQPWILKSGGKTGKKFKGIREGGISENAAYYVFTHAADGAIEAFPLHEWYNFQPIQRYKALSAEEAEQEFSRRNKVMNYFSLMLRKRLRNDEDGGDEEELEGGKSKRPGKKEKELKISELDEWMDSDDDESDSDEEETKKESEDEEDAKKKKKDKAQLQNKKKKKNVSDNEAFEESDDGDEEGRECDYISDSSASEPEDQVKSVAEEDALRKLLASDEDDDDEEQTDKKDNDEDKDEEEEGKEKDDKDKDKFGKEMDKRKDKKKKKKAKKKDQKKSLSGKDSSSDFSSDSESDSDTAQKEKDNKKSNSAHSSRCSTPTPAAGVSDSMKRKQSGSPDMSQTKKLKLDNFNLAQVTSYIPGASESGITEDAVRRYLMRKPMTTTELLQKFKSKKTGLTSEQLVNIMTQILKKINPTKQTIKNKMYLSIKAQSN from the exons ATGACGTCGAGTGGACCTTCGAAA tccTCGGTTACATCGTCGGTGCAGGAGTTCAGTATTCGTGTGCCAAA aaatagcAAAAAGAAGCATAATGTAATGAGATTCAATGCCACGCTGAACGTAGATTTTTCAAAGTGGACTCAAGTGAAAATGGAACGGGAGAATAATatgaaagagtacaagaataTAGAAGAGGAAATGCCGAGGTTCGGCGCCGGGTCGGAATTTGGGCGCGACGCTAGAGAGGAAGCAAGGAGAAAGAAGTACGGTATCACCAGTAGAAAGTATAAACCCGAGGATCAGCCATGGATCTTGAAGTCAGGAGGGAAaactggaaaaaaatttaaaggaaTTCGGGAGGGAGGAATCAGTGAAAATGCTGCATATTATGTCTTTACGCATGCTGCCGACGGCGCCATAGAAGCCTTTCCTTTACACGAGTG GTATAACTTTCAGCCAATCCAAAGATATAAAGCGCTCAGTGCTGAAGAAGCAGAGCAGGAATTTAGTCGCAGAAACAAggtaatgaattatttttcattaatgttACGTAAGAGATTGAGAAATGATGAAGATGGTGGAGATGAAGAAGAATTAGAAGGTGGAAAGAGCAAGAGACCaggtaagaaagaaaaagaattgaaaataTCAGAATTGGATGAATGGATGGATAGTGACGATGATGAATCCGATAGTGATGAGGAAGAAACTAAGAAAGAATCTGAGGATGAAGAAgatgcaaaaaagaaaaagaaagacaaag ctCAACTACagaacaagaaaaagaaaaaaaatgtctcaGATAATGAGGCGTTTGAGGAAAGTGATGATGGTGATGAAGAAGGAAGGGAGTGCGATTATATTTCAGATTCCTCTGCTTCTGAACCGGAAGATCAGGTGAAATCTGTCGCAGAAGAGGATGCATTGAGAAAATTGCTCGCGTCTGATgaagacgatgacgatgaAGAACAAACAGATAAAAAAGACAATGACGAAGATAAGGATGAAGaagaggaaggaaaagaaaaagatgataaA gATAAAGATAAGTTTGGTAAAGAAATGGACAAGAGAAAAgacaagaagaagaaaaagaaagccaAGAAAAAGGATCAGAAGAAATCATTGTCGGGAAAGGATTCGTCTAGCGATTTTTCCAGCGATTCTGAGTCAGATTCAGATAcagcacaaaaagaaaaggataacAAAAAGTCCAATAGCGCGCATAGTTCTCGATGTTCGACGCCAACACCTGCAGCTGGTGTTTCGGATTCtatgaaaagaaaacaatCGGGATCTCCAGACATGTCACAAacgaaaaaattgaaacttgATAACTTCAATCTGGCTCAAGTAACGTCGTATATACCGGGAGCGAG tgaATCGGGAATCACGGAAGATGCGGTGAGGCGATATTTAATGCGTAAACCAATGACCACGACTGAACTGCTTCAGAAATTTAAATCCAAAAAAACTGGTCTCACATCCGAGCAGCTTGTTAACATTATGACtcaaattctgaaaaaaataaatcctaCCAAACAAActattaagaataaaatgtatttatcaattaaagcGCAATCCAACTAA
- the Tfiifalpha gene encoding general transcription factor IIF subunit 1 isoform X1 has translation MTSSGPSKSSVTSSVQEFSIRVPKLVNSKKKHNVMRFNATLNVDFSKWTQVKMERENNMKEYKNIEEEMPRFGAGSEFGRDAREEARRKKYGITSRKYKPEDQPWILKSGGKTGKKFKGIREGGISENAAYYVFTHAADGAIEAFPLHEWYNFQPIQRYKALSAEEAEQEFSRRNKVMNYFSLMLRKRLRNDEDGGDEEELEGGKSKRPGKKEKELKISELDEWMDSDDDESDSDEEETKKESEDEEDAKKKKKDKAQLQNKKKKKNVSDNEAFEESDDGDEEGRECDYISDSSASEPEDQVKSVAEEDALRKLLASDEDDDDEEQTDKKDNDEDKDEEEEGKEKDDKDKDKFGKEMDKRKDKKKKKKAKKKDQKKSLSGKDSSSDFSSDSESDSDTAQKEKDNKKSNSAHSSRCSTPTPAAGVSDSMKRKQSGSPDMSQTKKLKLDNFNLAQVTSYIPGASESGITEDAVRRYLMRKPMTTTELLQKFKSKKTGLTSEQLVNIMTQILKKINPTKQTIKNKMYLSIKAQSN, from the exons ATGACGTCGAGTGGACCTTCGAAA tccTCGGTTACATCGTCGGTGCAGGAGTTCAGTATTCGTGTGCCAAAGTTAGT aaatagcAAAAAGAAGCATAATGTAATGAGATTCAATGCCACGCTGAACGTAGATTTTTCAAAGTGGACTCAAGTGAAAATGGAACGGGAGAATAATatgaaagagtacaagaataTAGAAGAGGAAATGCCGAGGTTCGGCGCCGGGTCGGAATTTGGGCGCGACGCTAGAGAGGAAGCAAGGAGAAAGAAGTACGGTATCACCAGTAGAAAGTATAAACCCGAGGATCAGCCATGGATCTTGAAGTCAGGAGGGAAaactggaaaaaaatttaaaggaaTTCGGGAGGGAGGAATCAGTGAAAATGCTGCATATTATGTCTTTACGCATGCTGCCGACGGCGCCATAGAAGCCTTTCCTTTACACGAGTG GTATAACTTTCAGCCAATCCAAAGATATAAAGCGCTCAGTGCTGAAGAAGCAGAGCAGGAATTTAGTCGCAGAAACAAggtaatgaattatttttcattaatgttACGTAAGAGATTGAGAAATGATGAAGATGGTGGAGATGAAGAAGAATTAGAAGGTGGAAAGAGCAAGAGACCaggtaagaaagaaaaagaattgaaaataTCAGAATTGGATGAATGGATGGATAGTGACGATGATGAATCCGATAGTGATGAGGAAGAAACTAAGAAAGAATCTGAGGATGAAGAAgatgcaaaaaagaaaaagaaagacaaag ctCAACTACagaacaagaaaaagaaaaaaaatgtctcaGATAATGAGGCGTTTGAGGAAAGTGATGATGGTGATGAAGAAGGAAGGGAGTGCGATTATATTTCAGATTCCTCTGCTTCTGAACCGGAAGATCAGGTGAAATCTGTCGCAGAAGAGGATGCATTGAGAAAATTGCTCGCGTCTGATgaagacgatgacgatgaAGAACAAACAGATAAAAAAGACAATGACGAAGATAAGGATGAAGaagaggaaggaaaagaaaaagatgataaA gATAAAGATAAGTTTGGTAAAGAAATGGACAAGAGAAAAgacaagaagaagaaaaagaaagccaAGAAAAAGGATCAGAAGAAATCATTGTCGGGAAAGGATTCGTCTAGCGATTTTTCCAGCGATTCTGAGTCAGATTCAGATAcagcacaaaaagaaaaggataacAAAAAGTCCAATAGCGCGCATAGTTCTCGATGTTCGACGCCAACACCTGCAGCTGGTGTTTCGGATTCtatgaaaagaaaacaatCGGGATCTCCAGACATGTCACAAacgaaaaaattgaaacttgATAACTTCAATCTGGCTCAAGTAACGTCGTATATACCGGGAGCGAG tgaATCGGGAATCACGGAAGATGCGGTGAGGCGATATTTAATGCGTAAACCAATGACCACGACTGAACTGCTTCAGAAATTTAAATCCAAAAAAACTGGTCTCACATCCGAGCAGCTTGTTAACATTATGACtcaaattctgaaaaaaataaatcctaCCAAACAAActattaagaataaaatgtatttatcaattaaagcGCAATCCAACTAA
- the Lkrsdh gene encoding alpha-aminoadipic semialdehyde synthase, mitochondrial: MFGLIKTGRDSRHLLTIATDAVSHNARCINNLKGKVIAIRREDQSVWERRAPLAPANVRRLVRSGAKVIVQPSNRRAYPAQAYQAAGALLQEDISSASVIFGVKQVPVDQLIPNKTYCLFSHTIKAQETNMALLDAILEKNIRLLDYEKLTDADGQRVVAFGKYAGVAGMVNILHGLGLRLLALGHHTPFMHIGPAHNYRDSAMARQAIRGAGYEIALGAMPKSIGPLTFVFTGSGNVSQGGQEVFQELPHEYVPPEMLRKVAEHGDTTKIYGCEVRRRHHLERKEGGGFDPEEYDQHPERYISTFSKKIAPYASVIINGIYWAVDSPKLLTIPDAKYLLRPANTPWLPISVGAPALPHRMLGICDISADPGGSIEFMNECTTIDTPFCLYDADRNKDTKSFKGPGVLVCSIDNMPTQLPKEATDFFGNLLYPYALDIIQSDAKKPLEEHSFSPAVHGAIIASNGQLTPNFEYIQELRQLNQRSKHKADNGEQQSKSVVVLGAGYVSAPLVEYLHRDKNVRLVVASQLKDEADALANRFPGVEPVFLNVLDRPDTLLDVIKSANVVVSLLPYSLHHVIAKACIETKNHLVTASYMNDDVKALHEEAQEAGITVLNEVGLDPGIDHLLAMECFDDVRQAGGKIESFISWCGGLPAPECSSNPLRYKFSWSPRGVLLNTLAPAKYLHEGQEVEISGGGDLMSTVQDLDFLPGFALEGFPNRDSTMYRDYYGLQNASTVLRGTLRFKGFSDTILGLQLLGLIDPNPHPSLHPNGPDITWRVLVCNLLGLANDNIFYENLKQKLAERVNSWERVKAIEDLGLLEEDLVLKLNTPLDTLTHYLSKKLYYEKNERDLIILRHDVGILWPDNRRESRGINLVLYGDASGQSAMARTVGYPTAIAVKMILDGEIQQRGMVLPFTPDIYRPILNRLRAEGVQSFETSKWL, from the exons ATGTTCGGATTGATCAAGACTGGACGTGACTCACGTCATCTACTGACGATTGCGACTGATGCTGTCTCCCATAACGCCAGATGTATAAAT aacctTAAGGGTAAAGTGATAGCTATACGGCGAGAAGATCAGTCAGTATGGGAAAGAAGAGCACCGTTAGCCCCGGCAAACGTTCGCCGTCTCGTCAGATCAGGCGCAAAAGTAATTGTGCAGCCCAGCAACCGAAGGGCGTATCCTGCCCAAGCTTACCAGGCGGCGGGCGCCTTGTTGCAGGAAGATATCAGCTCAGCTTCCGTAATCTTCGGTGTCAAGCAGGTACCCGTGGATCAACTGATACCCAATAAGACGTACTGTCTTTTCTCACACACCATCAAAGCCCAGGAAACTAATATGGCTCTACTGGACGCGATTcttgagaaaaatatacgtcTCCTAGATTATGAGAAGCTCACGGACGCAGATGGACAGAGAGTAGTGGCTTTTGGAAAATATGCTGGAGTCGCTGGTATGGTGAACATACTTCACGGTTTGGGCTTGAGACTGCTAGCCTTGGGACATCATACTCCGTTCATG CACATTGGACCGGCGCATAATTATAGGGACTCAGCGATGGCACGTCAAGCGATTCGCGGTGCAGGATATGAGATCGCACTGGGCGCTATGCCGAAGTCGATCGGCCCATTGACTTTCGTCTTCACGGGGAGCGGTAACGTTAGCCAGGGTGGCCAGGAAGTCTTCCAGGAGCTGCCTCACGAATACGTGCCGCCCGAAATGTTGCGTAAAGTCGCCGAGCACGGTG ATACGACGAAGATATATGGCTGCGAGGTACGGCGCCGACATCACCTGGAGAGAAAGGAGGGTGGCGGTTTCGATCCTGAAGAGTACGATCAGCATCCGGAACGGTACATCTCCACTTTTAGCAAAAAAATAGCGCCGTACGCCTCGGTTATTATCAACGGCATATACTGGGCCGTGGATTCACCTAAGCTGTTGACGATACCGGATGCGAAGTATCTCCTTAGGCCAGCCAACACACCATGGCTACCGATAAGCGTCGGCGCGCCGGCTTTGCCGCATCGGATGCTCGGTATCTGCGATATATCCGCGGATCCGGGCGGCAGTATCGA gTTCATGAACGAATGTACGACAATTGATACACCGTTCTGTCTGTACGATGCCGACCGTAACAAAGACACGAAGTCTTTCAAAGGCCCGGGAGTGCTGGTTTGCTCGATCGACAATATGCCTACGCAACTGCCGAAGGAAGCGACAGATTTTTTCGGTAATCTCTTGTATCCATACGCTTTAGATATAATACAGTCGGATGCGAAAAAGCCGCTAGAAGAACATAGCTTTAGTCCCGCCGTGCACGGTGCCATTATCGCGTCTAACGGGCAGCTGACGCCTAATTTCGAGTATATTCAAGAACTCAGGCAGCTAAATCAACGCAGCAAACATAAAGCCGATAACGGAGAACAGCAGAGCAAATCG GTGGTCGTCCTCGGTGCAGGATACGTTTCTGCACCTTTAGTTGAGTATTTGCATAGGGATAAGAATGTAAGATTAGTGGTGGCGTCTCAATTGAAGGATGAGGCTGACGCGTTGGCAAATCGATTCCCAGGAGTAGAGCCAGTCTTCTTGAACGTTTTGGATCGCCCCGATACATTACTTGACGTGATAAAATCGGCAAACGTAGTCGTCTCTCTTCTGCCATATTCGCTGCACCACGTCATCGCCAAAGCTTGTATAGAAACCAAAAATCATCTGGTAACAGCGAGTTATATGAACGATGACGTAAAAGCATTGCACGAAGA agcTCAAGAGGCTGGCATTACTGTATTGAATGAAGTTGGATTGGATCCGGGTATCGATCACCTTTTGGCGATGGAATGTTTCGACGATGTGAGACAAGCGGGAGGTAAAATAGAATCTTTCATCTCGTGGTGCGGTGGTTTGCCGGCGCCAGAGTGTTCCTCCAATCCtttaagatataaatttagttGGTCCCCGCGAGGCGTACTACTAAACACCCTGGCACCAGCGAAATATCTTCACGAAGGTCAG GAAGTAGAAATTTCGGGAGGTGGAGATTTGATGTCCACCGTGCAAGACTTGGATTTTCTTCCGGGTTTTGCTTTGGAAGGTTTCCCTAATCGAGATAGTACGATGTATAGGGATTACTACGGCTTACAAAATGCAAGTACCGTGCTACGTGGAACACTTAGATTCAAAGGATTTTCAGATACCATACTGGGTCTGCAATTACTCGGGCTAATCGATCCGAATCCGCATCCGAGTTTACATCCAAACGGGCCAGATATCACCTGG CGAGTATTGGTGTGCAACTTACTTGGTTTGGCaaatgataatattttttacgagaacCTGAAACAGAAGTTGGCGGAAAGAGTGAACTCGTGGGAGCGTGTAAAGGCCATCGAAGATTTGGGCCTTCTGGAAGAAGATCTGgtcttgaaattaaatactccCCTCGATACGCTTACTCATTATTTGTCGAAGAAACTTTATTACGAGAAAAATGAGCGTGATCTAATAATATTGAGACACGACGTGGGTATACTTTGGCCAGATAATAGGAGGGAATCCAGAGGGATTAACTTGGTTCTTTATGGAGACGCCTCCGGACAGTCTGCTATGGCACGTACCGTCGGTTATCCCACGGCTATCGCTGTTAAGATGATTCTTGATG GTGAAATTCAACAACGTGGAATGGTGCTGCCTTTCACA